A single Rubrivivax gelatinosus IL144 DNA region contains:
- the phhA gene encoding phenylalanine 4-monooxygenase, which produces MSIALGAAARDGKNSGVAPVTYGEGERPPRGDYSRARDDYCCEQDWAAYTEAEHDLYRRLHARQSALLPGHACDAFVRALGRLGAPERIPRFDAVSDTLERSTGWRLVAVPGLIPEEAFFRLLAARRFPVTDWIRRPDEFDYIVEPDLFHDLFGHVPLLFDPVFADFMQAYGEGGLKAARLGACELLARLYWYTVEFGLIATPSGLRAYGAGLLSSGAELSYCVRSPQPRRVEFEPARMMRSRYRIDSVQPTYFVIRSFEQLFDACAPDFAPVYAAVRETMAREGEIEAGAGAPGDRAAGPFSLATSAAVRPTAPGA; this is translated from the coding sequence ATGAGCATCGCACTGGGCGCGGCCGCGCGCGACGGGAAGAATTCCGGGGTGGCGCCGGTGACTTATGGCGAAGGCGAGCGGCCGCCACGCGGCGACTACTCACGCGCCCGCGACGACTATTGCTGCGAGCAGGACTGGGCCGCCTACACCGAGGCGGAACACGATCTCTACCGACGGCTGCACGCACGCCAGTCGGCGCTGCTGCCCGGCCACGCCTGCGACGCCTTCGTGCGCGCACTGGGCCGGCTCGGGGCGCCGGAGCGCATCCCGCGCTTCGACGCGGTGTCCGACACGCTGGAGCGCAGCACCGGATGGCGGCTCGTCGCCGTGCCCGGGTTGATCCCCGAGGAGGCTTTCTTCCGCCTGCTCGCCGCGCGGCGCTTTCCGGTCACCGACTGGATCCGGCGGCCCGACGAGTTCGACTACATCGTCGAACCCGACCTGTTCCACGATCTCTTCGGCCATGTGCCGCTGCTGTTCGACCCGGTGTTCGCCGACTTCATGCAGGCCTACGGCGAAGGCGGGCTGAAGGCGGCGCGCCTCGGTGCCTGCGAGTTGCTGGCACGCCTGTACTGGTACACGGTCGAGTTCGGGCTGATCGCCACGCCGTCCGGCTTGCGCGCCTACGGTGCGGGCCTGCTCAGCTCCGGCGCCGAACTGTCGTACTGCGTACGTTCGCCACAGCCGCGTCGCGTCGAGTTCGAACCGGCGCGCATGATGCGCAGCCGTTATCGCATCGACAGCGTCCAGCCGACCTACTTCGTCATCCGGTCCTTCGAGCAGCTGTTCGACGCCTGCGCACCGGACTTCGCCCCGGTGTATGCCGCGGTGCGCGAAACGATGGCACGCGAGGGCGAGATCGAAGCCGGCGCCGGCGCTCCGGGTGACCGGGCGGCGGGGCCGTTCAGTCTTGCAACCAGCGCTGCAGTTCGGCCCACGGCTCCGGGCGCATGA